A DNA window from Xanthomonas campestris pv. campestris str. ATCC 33913 contains the following coding sequences:
- the uvrA gene encoding excinuclease ABC subunit UvrA — translation MAMDFIRIRGARTHNLKNIDLDLPRDKLIVITGLSGSGKSSLAFDTIYAEGQRRYVESLSAYARQFLSVMEKPDLDHIEGLSPAISIEQKSTSHNPRSTVGTITEIYDYLRLLYARVGQPRCPDHGFPLEAQTVSQMVDHMLTLDPEQRYMLLAPVIRDRKGEHAQVFEQLRAQGFVRVRVDGELYEIDAVPPLALRQKHTIEAVIDRFRPREDIKQRLAESFETALKLGEGMVAVQSLDDATAAPHLFSSKYSCPVCDYSLPELEPRLFSFNAPVGACPSCDGLGVAEFFDPDRVVVHPELSLSAGAVRGWDRRNAYYFQLIASLAKHYKFDVDAVWNTLPAKVRQAVLFGSGDEVISFTYFTDAGGRTTRKHRFEGILPNLERRYRETESPAVREELTKYVSQQPCPACNGTRLNRAARNVFVADRPLPELVVLPVNEALNFFRGLSLPGWRGEIASKIVKEIGERLGFLVDVGLDYLTLERKADTLSGGEAQRIRLASQIGAGLVGVMYVLDEPSIGLHQRDNERLLGTLTRLRDLGNTVIVVEHDEDAIRLADHVLDIGPGAGVHGGEICAQGTLQDILESPRSLTGQYLSGKRRIEIPKQRHKPNPKMMLHLRGATGNNLKNVDLEIPAGLLTCITGVSGSGKSTLINDTLFTLAANEINGASHTVAPHREVENLDLFDKVVDIDQSPIGRTPRSNPATYTGMFTPLRELFAQVPESRARGYSPGRFSFNVRGGRCEACQGDGMIKVEMHFLPDVYVPCDVCHGKRYNRETLEIRYKGFNISDVLQMTVEDALRLFEPVPSIARKLETLVDVGLSYIKLGQSATTLSGGEAQRVKLSKELSRRDTGRTLYILDEPTTGLHFHDIEALLGVLHKLRDEGNTVVVIEHNLDVIKTADWIVDLGPEGGHRGGTILVSGTPEDVAAHKASYTGQFLAKMLPSVKARETRPAAMANKPDARPPRKVKPEKVAKATKTATKKTAKKKAS, via the coding sequence ATGGCGATGGATTTCATCCGCATCCGCGGCGCGCGGACGCACAACCTCAAGAACATCGACCTCGACCTGCCTCGCGACAAATTGATCGTGATCACCGGCCTGTCCGGCTCGGGCAAGTCGTCGTTGGCGTTCGACACCATCTATGCAGAAGGCCAGCGCCGCTACGTCGAGTCGCTGTCGGCGTATGCGCGCCAGTTCCTCAGCGTGATGGAAAAGCCGGACCTGGACCACATCGAAGGGCTGTCGCCGGCGATTTCGATCGAGCAGAAGTCCACCTCGCACAACCCGCGCTCCACGGTCGGCACGATCACCGAGATCTACGACTACCTGCGCCTGCTGTACGCACGCGTGGGCCAGCCGCGCTGCCCGGATCATGGCTTCCCGCTGGAGGCGCAGACCGTCAGCCAGATGGTCGACCACATGCTCACACTGGACCCGGAGCAGCGCTACATGCTGCTGGCGCCGGTGATCCGCGACCGCAAGGGCGAGCACGCACAGGTGTTCGAACAACTGCGTGCGCAGGGCTTCGTGCGTGTGCGCGTGGATGGCGAGCTGTATGAAATCGACGCGGTGCCGCCGCTGGCGCTGCGCCAGAAGCACACCATCGAAGCGGTGATCGACCGCTTCCGCCCGCGTGAAGACATCAAGCAGCGGCTGGCGGAAAGCTTCGAGACCGCGCTCAAGCTCGGCGAAGGCATGGTTGCAGTGCAGTCGCTGGACGATGCCACTGCTGCGCCGCATCTGTTCTCGTCCAAGTACAGCTGCCCGGTGTGCGATTACTCGCTGCCGGAGCTGGAACCGCGCCTGTTCTCGTTCAATGCGCCGGTCGGTGCCTGCCCGAGCTGCGATGGCCTGGGCGTGGCCGAATTCTTCGACCCGGACCGCGTGGTGGTGCATCCGGAGCTGTCGTTGTCGGCCGGCGCAGTGCGTGGCTGGGATCGGCGCAATGCCTATTATTTCCAGCTGATTGCCTCGCTGGCCAAGCACTACAAGTTCGACGTGGATGCCGTGTGGAACACGCTGCCGGCCAAGGTGCGCCAGGCGGTGCTGTTCGGTAGTGGCGATGAGGTGATCAGCTTCACCTACTTCACCGACGCGGGCGGGCGCACCACGCGCAAGCATCGCTTCGAAGGCATCCTGCCGAACCTGGAACGCCGTTACCGCGAGACCGAATCGCCGGCGGTGCGCGAAGAGTTGACCAAGTACGTCAGCCAGCAGCCCTGCCCTGCCTGCAACGGCACGCGTCTGAACCGTGCCGCGCGCAATGTATTCGTGGCCGACCGCCCGCTGCCGGAACTGGTGGTGCTGCCAGTCAACGAAGCGCTGAACTTTTTCCGCGGACTGTCGCTGCCGGGTTGGCGCGGCGAGATTGCCAGCAAGATCGTCAAGGAAATTGGCGAGCGACTTGGCTTCCTGGTCGACGTGGGCCTGGATTACCTCACCCTGGAACGCAAGGCCGACACGCTGTCCGGTGGCGAAGCACAGCGCATCCGTCTGGCCAGCCAGATCGGCGCCGGCCTGGTCGGCGTGATGTACGTGCTGGATGAGCCCTCGATCGGCCTGCATCAGCGCGACAACGAGCGCCTGCTCGGCACGCTAACGCGACTGCGCGACCTGGGTAACACGGTGATCGTGGTCGAACATGATGAAGACGCCATTCGCCTGGCCGATCACGTGCTGGACATCGGCCCTGGCGCGGGCGTGCACGGCGGTGAAATCTGCGCGCAGGGCACGCTGCAAGACATCCTGGAGTCGCCACGTTCGCTGACAGGGCAATACCTGTCGGGCAAGCGCCGCATCGAGATTCCCAAGCAGCGCCACAAGCCCAACCCGAAGATGATGCTGCATCTGCGTGGGGCCACCGGCAACAACCTGAAAAATGTGGACCTGGAGATTCCGGCCGGCCTGCTGACCTGCATCACCGGCGTGTCCGGTTCGGGCAAGTCGACGTTGATCAACGATACGTTGTTCACGCTGGCGGCCAACGAGATCAACGGTGCATCGCACACGGTGGCACCGCATCGCGAAGTGGAAAATCTGGACCTGTTCGACAAGGTGGTGGACATCGACCAGTCGCCGATCGGGCGCACACCGCGCTCCAACCCGGCGACCTACACCGGCATGTTCACTCCGCTACGCGAGCTGTTCGCGCAGGTGCCGGAATCGCGTGCACGTGGGTATTCGCCGGGCCGCTTCAGCTTCAATGTGCGCGGTGGTCGCTGCGAGGCCTGCCAGGGCGACGGCATGATCAAGGTGGAGATGCACTTCCTGCCCGACGTGTATGTGCCGTGCGATGTCTGCCATGGCAAACGCTATAACCGCGAGACGCTGGAGATCCGGTACAAGGGCTTCAACATCAGCGACGTGTTGCAGATGACGGTGGAAGACGCGCTGCGGCTGTTCGAGCCGGTGCCAAGCATCGCGCGCAAGCTGGAAACCTTGGTGGACGTAGGCCTGAGCTACATCAAGCTGGGCCAGAGCGCGACCACGTTGTCCGGCGGTGAAGCACAGCGCGTGAAGCTATCCAAGGAACTGTCGCGGCGTGATACCGGGCGCACCTTGTACATCCTCGACGAGCCGACCACCGGCCTGCATTTCCACGACATCGAAGCGCTGCTCGGCGTGCTGCACAAGCTGCGCGACGAAGGCAACACGGTGGTGGTGATCGAACACAACCTGGACGTGATCAAGACCGCCGACTGGATCGTGGATCTTGGGCCGGAAGGTGGCCACCGCGGCGGCACCATCCTGGTCTCCGGCACGCCGGAAGACGTGGCCGCGCACAAGGCCTCCTACACCGGGCAGTTCCTGGCCAAGATGCTGCCGTCGGTGAAGGCACGCGAAACCCGCCCGGCCGCGATGGCCAACAAGCCTGATGCGCGGCCACCGCGCAAGGTCAAGCCGGAGAAGGTGGCCAAGGCCACCAAGACCGCCACCAAGAAGACTGCGAAGAAGAAGGCAAGCTGA
- the rplU gene encoding 50S ribosomal protein L21, producing MYAVLVTGGKQYRVAQGETLRVEKLEVEAGNEIKFDTILMLGDSDGIKLGDALKGASVTAKVVAHGRADKVRIIKFRRRKHHMKRQGHRQYYTEIEITGIAGGDKK from the coding sequence ATGTACGCAGTTCTGGTAACGGGCGGTAAGCAATACCGCGTCGCGCAGGGCGAAACGCTCCGCGTGGAAAAACTCGAAGTCGAAGCCGGCAACGAGATCAAGTTCGACACCATCCTGATGTTGGGTGATAGCGACGGCATCAAGCTGGGCGACGCGCTGAAGGGCGCTTCGGTCACCGCCAAGGTTGTGGCCCATGGCCGCGCCGACAAGGTGCGCATCATCAAGTTCCGCCGCCGCAAGCACCACATGAAGCGTCAGGGACACCGTCAGTACTACACCGAAATCGAGATCACCGGCATCGCCGGTGGCGACAAGAAGTAA
- the rpmA gene encoding 50S ribosomal protein L27, whose translation MAHKKGVGSSRNGRDSNPKYLGVKIFGGQAIDAGNIIVRQRGTQFHPGAGVGLGRDHTLFALVNGKVEFTTKGPKKRRTVSVVAEA comes from the coding sequence ATGGCACATAAAAAGGGCGTAGGTTCCTCGCGCAACGGTCGCGATTCCAACCCGAAGTACCTCGGCGTCAAGATCTTCGGTGGCCAGGCCATCGATGCCGGCAACATCATCGTGCGTCAGCGTGGCACCCAGTTCCATCCGGGCGCTGGCGTCGGCCTGGGTCGTGACCACACGCTGTTCGCGCTGGTCAACGGCAAGGTGGAATTCACCACCAAGGGCCCGAAGAAGCGTCGCACCGTCAGCGTGGTTGCCGAGGCGTAA
- the obgE gene encoding GTPase ObgE has product MKLVDEAEILVTAGNGGNGCVGFRREKFIPLGGPDGGDGGNGGSVWIVADENVNTLVDFRHERAFKAQRGENGMGRQAYGKGGEDRVIVVPVGTVVMNVQTDEIIGDMTQHGDRLLVAKGGKGGLGNMHFKSSVNRAPRQSTTGEEGEERLLKLELKLLADVGLLGFPNAGKSTLIRAVSAATPKVADYPFTTLYPNLGVVSVEAYRSFVIADVPGLIEGAADGAGLGTQFLRHLQRTRLLLHLVDISPMDGGVDGVSPVDQVRTIERELERHDPALLEKPRWLVLNKADLMFPEEAQAAAEAIVAELGWTAPWYLVSALGRDGTFPIMKDVMAFFDRQREDELEARNAG; this is encoded by the coding sequence ATGAAGTTAGTCGACGAAGCAGAAATCCTGGTCACCGCCGGTAATGGCGGCAATGGCTGTGTCGGCTTTCGCCGCGAGAAGTTCATCCCGCTTGGCGGGCCGGATGGCGGTGACGGCGGCAACGGCGGCAGCGTCTGGATCGTGGCCGACGAAAACGTCAACACCCTGGTCGATTTCCGCCATGAGCGCGCGTTCAAGGCGCAGCGCGGCGAGAACGGCATGGGCCGGCAGGCCTATGGCAAGGGTGGCGAAGACCGCGTCATCGTGGTGCCGGTCGGTACCGTGGTGATGAACGTGCAGACCGATGAAATCATCGGCGACATGACCCAGCACGGCGATCGTCTGCTAGTGGCCAAGGGCGGCAAGGGCGGCCTGGGCAACATGCATTTCAAGAGCTCGGTGAACCGCGCGCCGCGCCAGTCCACCACCGGCGAGGAGGGCGAGGAGCGCCTGCTCAAGCTGGAGCTCAAGCTGCTGGCCGACGTCGGCCTGCTGGGCTTTCCCAATGCCGGCAAGAGCACGTTGATTCGCGCGGTTTCGGCGGCGACGCCGAAGGTGGCCGATTACCCGTTCACCACGCTGTACCCGAATCTGGGCGTGGTCAGCGTCGAGGCGTATCGCAGCTTCGTGATCGCCGACGTGCCGGGCCTGATCGAGGGCGCCGCCGATGGCGCCGGCCTGGGTACGCAGTTCCTGCGCCATCTGCAGCGCACCCGCCTGTTGCTGCATCTGGTGGACATTTCGCCGATGGACGGCGGCGTGGATGGCGTGTCACCGGTCGATCAGGTGCGCACCATCGAGCGCGAACTCGAACGGCATGATCCGGCGCTGCTGGAAAAGCCGCGTTGGCTGGTACTCAACAAGGCCGACCTGATGTTCCCGGAGGAGGCGCAGGCCGCTGCCGAGGCCATCGTGGCCGAGCTGGGCTGGACGGCGCCGTGGTACCTGGTGTCGGCACTGGGCCGTGATGGCACCTTCCCGATCATGAAGGACGTGATGGCCTTCTTCGATCGTCAGCGCGAGGACGAGCTCGAGGCGCGCAATGCAGGTTGA
- the rpsT gene encoding 30S ribosomal protein S20, producing the protein MANIKSAKKRAKQTVVRNERNTGQRSMLRTAVKKVIKALDANDAAGAEAAFAVAQPILDRFSARGLIHKNKAARHKSRLTARIKAIKAA; encoded by the coding sequence GTGGCCAATATCAAGTCCGCCAAGAAGCGCGCCAAGCAGACCGTTGTGCGCAACGAGCGCAACACGGGCCAGCGTTCGATGCTGCGCACCGCCGTCAAGAAGGTGATCAAGGCCCTTGACGCCAACGATGCTGCAGGCGCCGAAGCTGCTTTCGCCGTTGCTCAGCCCATCCTCGACCGTTTCAGCGCCCGTGGCCTGATTCACAAGAACAAGGCTGCGCGTCACAAGAGCCGCCTGACCGCTCGCATCAAGGCCATCAAGGCCGCGTAA